The proteins below are encoded in one region of Candidatus Moraniibacteriota bacterium:
- the def gene encoding peptide deformylase: MLTLITGETTEILLKKTELIKDPLSPEIQALLPQMVETMHQENGVGLAAPQIDQSIRLAVAEVDGKIYYLINPEITSHSQEKIVFEEGCLSLPGQFFPIIRSEEITLRYQNEKGLPKKMRATGFLAIVIQHEVDHLDGILIINRYKKQQKKSSIIL, from the coding sequence ATGCTGACACTTATAACCGGTGAGACAACTGAAATCCTCTTAAAAAAAACGGAATTAATCAAAGATCCTTTGTCTCCTGAAATTCAAGCACTCCTTCCTCAGATGGTAGAGACGATGCATCAGGAGAATGGAGTAGGTTTGGCGGCTCCGCAGATCGATCAGTCGATTCGTCTTGCGGTGGCTGAAGTAGATGGAAAAATTTATTATCTCATTAATCCAGAAATCACTTCCCATTCTCAAGAAAAAATCGTTTTCGAAGAAGGTTGCCTCAGTCTTCCTGGACAGTTCTTTCCTATTATTCGATCAGAAGAGATAACCCTCCGCTATCAGAATGAAAAAGGATTGCCAAAGAAAATGCGCGCGACAGGATTCCTTGCTATCGTCATCCAGCATGAGGTAGATCATCTCGATGGCATACTTATTATCAATCGTTACAAAAAACAACAGAAAAAATCTTCGATAATTCTCTAA
- the priA gene encoding primosomal protein N' translates to MKKSELYRIEVAPLLILPLGKSPLFSYLSKDPIAPGSLVAISFGKRSLEGVVFGVAPLPGKAPIWMKYISKIVREKSLTPSQLALALFMSEEYFTSLGKVLKHFLPKYILPKKKETSLSTSTEIVRLGKSDNEILETFLAMKSGSISYLQTSSLSDFDAFLVKLTKKLATKKEQTLVIVPEIILLPALETLFARYFPQEKIALVQSKLSDGLYSKNWERIRSGEASIVLSTRQGLFAPFQNLGAVIVLEEQDESYKQWTMSPRYDARNVAKALVRESHVKLIFTSGIPSIESLSSLKKEEYSLLHPLTLSPPLLASLQIVNLRLERFRKNYSPLSQELITALQETMNHKEQALLYIHRQGMDAFSVCENCKNIFRCPKSGHVLSSTKEGTFKCLGCHYTTDSFPGCPQCGHLTFRHVGFGTERIEREIKKLFPGARVFRADGATMRTEKNIQKFHTDVSSGNVDILIGTQMVIKGQTLPKLSLIGMIDTDSLLSFPDFRADEKLFQTLTRFVVQDTKSQEMCSKRRVIVQTFHPESTFFQRIGSLDSKAFGERILAEREDLFYPPFSRLISIISQGKTEEESLKNAKKIGQNIETLLTERHIRHRLSIPNEAKKNIGKKIFTCRTLIRIPKEKSLPEDLQVFLEKIDMTFIIDIDPLSFL, encoded by the coding sequence ATGAAAAAATCTGAACTCTACCGAATCGAGGTTGCCCCTCTTCTTATCCTGCCACTCGGGAAATCTCCACTTTTTAGCTATCTCTCGAAGGATCCGATAGCTCCTGGATCGCTTGTTGCTATTTCCTTTGGGAAACGATCTCTCGAAGGGGTTGTTTTTGGTGTTGCTCCGCTTCCTGGCAAAGCACCAATTTGGATGAAGTATATTTCCAAAATTGTTCGAGAAAAATCACTCACTCCATCCCAGCTCGCTCTTGCATTATTCATGAGTGAAGAATATTTTACTTCACTCGGGAAGGTACTCAAACATTTTCTTCCGAAATATATTCTTCCAAAGAAAAAAGAAACATCGCTTTCGACATCGACAGAAATTGTTCGGTTAGGAAAATCTGATAATGAAATACTGGAAACATTTCTTGCAATGAAATCAGGATCTATCAGCTATCTCCAGACATCTTCTCTCAGTGATTTTGATGCTTTTCTCGTCAAACTCACGAAGAAACTGGCAACAAAAAAAGAGCAGACACTTGTTATTGTTCCTGAAATAATTCTCTTACCAGCACTCGAAACATTGTTTGCTCGATATTTTCCACAAGAAAAAATCGCTCTTGTACAAAGTAAATTATCCGATGGTCTCTATTCGAAAAATTGGGAACGTATTCGAAGCGGAGAAGCTTCTATTGTTCTTTCGACGAGACAAGGACTTTTCGCTCCGTTTCAGAATTTGGGAGCTGTCATTGTTCTCGAAGAACAAGATGAGAGTTACAAACAATGGACGATGAGTCCACGCTATGACGCAAGAAATGTCGCGAAGGCGCTCGTCAGAGAGAGTCATGTAAAACTCATCTTTACTTCAGGAATACCGAGCATAGAGAGTCTTTCTTCTCTCAAAAAAGAAGAGTATTCCCTGCTTCATCCACTGACCCTTTCTCCTCCACTCCTGGCGTCGCTTCAGATAGTGAATTTACGCTTGGAACGTTTTCGAAAGAATTATTCCCCTCTCTCACAAGAGCTGATCACAGCGTTACAGGAAACGATGAATCACAAAGAACAAGCCCTCCTCTATATCCATCGTCAGGGAATGGATGCCTTTTCTGTCTGTGAAAATTGCAAAAATATTTTTCGTTGTCCCAAGTCTGGACACGTGCTCTCAAGTACGAAAGAAGGGACGTTCAAGTGTCTCGGTTGTCATTATACGACAGATTCTTTTCCGGGTTGCCCACAGTGTGGACACCTGACGTTTCGTCATGTCGGATTTGGTACCGAACGAATCGAACGAGAGATCAAAAAACTTTTTCCTGGTGCCCGTGTCTTTCGAGCAGATGGTGCGACTATGCGTACAGAAAAAAACATACAAAAATTTCATACGGATGTTTCTTCGGGAAATGTCGATATTCTCATTGGTACACAAATGGTGATCAAAGGACAAACCTTGCCCAAACTGTCTTTGATTGGTATGATTGATACGGATAGCCTCCTCTCTTTTCCAGATTTTCGGGCTGATGAGAAGCTTTTTCAGACGTTGACACGGTTTGTGGTACAAGACACAAAATCACAAGAAATGTGTTCGAAAAGGCGAGTGATCGTCCAGACATTTCATCCAGAGAGTACTTTTTTTCAGAGAATTGGATCTCTCGATTCAAAAGCCTTTGGAGAACGGATACTTGCTGAGCGTGAAGACCTCTTCTATCCACCGTTCTCGAGACTTATTTCTATCATTTCCCAAGGGAAAACAGAAGAAGAATCTCTGAAAAATGCAAAGAAAATAGGTCAGAATATCGAAACACTTCTGACTGAAAGACATATTCGCCATCGTCTCAGTATTCCAAATGAAGCAAAGAAGAATATCGGAAAGAAAATATTTACTTGCAGAACACTTATACGTATACCCAAAGAAAAATCCCTTCCAGAAGATCTCCAGGTTTTTCTTGAAAAAATAGACATGACTTTTATTATAGACATTGATCCACTTTCATTCCTCTGA
- the thpR gene encoding RNA 2',3'-cyclic phosphodiesterase, whose product MNKTRRLFVGIPLSSQLRKRLMQEMELWPKEAVLRTTEENLHVTLFFLGFVQEEEVGEMCRRVGEVCKNIESFELSFTSMTLMENAENPKMIWLTGEPSDELRSVLEKIEKAFSSFISEKKIYRPHVTLAKIKKSKWLKLETKPVLKESVLLNETVEDIAVFESLSLDGKRRYDPIDTFSLL is encoded by the coding sequence ATGAACAAAACACGTCGATTATTCGTCGGTATTCCGCTTTCTTCGCAACTTCGCAAGAGGCTTATGCAAGAAATGGAACTCTGGCCCAAAGAAGCTGTCCTGCGTACGACGGAAGAAAATCTTCACGTAACGCTTTTTTTCTTGGGATTTGTTCAAGAAGAAGAGGTGGGGGAAATGTGTCGAAGGGTTGGAGAAGTATGTAAAAACATTGAATCTTTCGAACTCTCGTTCACGAGCATGACTTTAATGGAGAATGCAGAAAATCCAAAAATGATTTGGTTGACAGGGGAACCGAGCGATGAACTTCGTTCCGTTTTAGAGAAGATTGAAAAAGCTTTTTCATCATTTATCAGTGAGAAAAAAATATACCGTCCTCACGTTACTCTGGCAAAGATAAAAAAGTCCAAATGGTTGAAGCTCGAAACAAAACCTGTTCTCAAAGAATCAGTATTACTCAATGAAACAGTAGAAGACATCGCAGTTTTTGAAAGTCTCTCTCTTGATGGGAAACGTCGTTATGACCCGATTGATACTTTTTCTCTTCTCTAG